In the genome of Campylobacter concisus, the window AACGATCGGCCATGAGTTTGGGCACATCCTCTTTATCGGGCTTGATACTGAGATGAGCATGAATAAAAGTGGTGTCTTTAAATTTATAGAAGAGTACAAGGCTACGACTGGCGGGCTAGTAAATTTCTTTTTACACGAAGAGACGGAGTATAAAATGGCCGTCTTTCATGAGCTAATAGCTCGTGCTGTTGGGCTTATCGCGTGGCGAAAGGTTGATGAGGTGAGGGCTTATTACTGCGAGGGACTCATACATCTTAGCTTACTTTTTAGGGCTGGAGTGCTTAAATTTGATGGCAAACTAAGCGTAGATATGAGCGAGCAAGCCTACGCTAAATTTAAAGAAATTTGCTTGAATAACTACTATGACCTAGCGCAAACATACGCTAAAAAAGATGATGCGAGCACATTTTTGGAGAAATTTTGCCAAAAAGATGAACTAAGCTATTTGCCAAAAGATGAAGAGTGCAAGAAATTTGTTGAGCATTTTTACGCTAGATACGAAGCTATCGGCAACGACGTCGATGAAAGTGGCGAGTGGCAAAGATGGCAAAGCTTAGCCAAAAAGGCAGAGAAAGATAGATAAAGACCGGAACATGATAAGTGAAATAAGCAACGAAAATCAAGTATCTTTTTTATTTATGTTGATACTTTTTTGTGTATATGTTGTTAGTTATTTTATTGCTAGTAGTTTTTATAATGACATAATTACTGCTCTATTTGATTTTATGATCACATTATTTATCTTTTTAAAGCTAAAAGAGACAAGAAATTTAAAAACATATTGGATATATATATTACTAGGCCTTACTTGCTGGGTAGCATCAGACACTATGTGGATGCTATATGATAAGGTTGATTTTTTTAAACAATTTCTTTCTAAAGTCATTTTTATACAAATCTCATACTTGGTCTCATATTTTATGTTTGCATTTTCTGCTTTTTACATTTTGATTAAAAATTTGAAAAATTTATTTTTAATGCAAGTATTTGTGGACTCAGTTTCTATTTCCGCAATATATTTTAGCTTTATGTGGTTTATGATTTTTAATAGAAATTTAACTCAAGTCTTAAGCCAAAAAGATTTTTTTAATCTAAGTTACATCGCTATAGATTTATTTATGTTTTGTACTTCATTTATTGCGTTTTTTTCACTTAAATTTTCAAGAAAAAGACTATCTATGCTTTTATGCTTGATAGCACTTATTGTAATAAGCATTTATGATGTTTTTACCACTACAATGGATTTTTGGATAGATGAAATTTCCTTTTTTGGATACGACATTGTGTTTAAGAGTTCATTTTTTATGTTGTTTGTTGCCACACTTCATTTAAGAGAGGGCGAGGCAAATCTAAAATTTAGGGCACTTAGAAACGATTTTGATAAAATTTTAATACAAAAGCTATTTGTTTTTGCCGTATTTTTAACGATCATGATCTTGTACTCTTGGAAGATAAATTTGACATGGTTATTTTCTATTTTAGTTACTTTGCTTGCATACGGAGCATTATCTTATACATTTTCTAATGTTAGAAAGATGGACATTTTAATTAAACGTGAAATACATATCAAAAAAGTGTTAAATAATCAGATAGAAAGTAAAGTAAAAGAGCTTGAAGAGACAAATAAACACCTACAAAGGATCAGTAAATATGATTATCTAACGAATGCTCTAAATCGCCAGTATTTTATCGCAAGGCTTGAAGAGATGATAAAGTTAAAGGCACTTGGCGAAAAGATAGATATTTATAGTATTGACATAAACCATTTTAAAGCGATAAATGACTCATATGGGCACTATATCGGCGATGATGTAATAGCAAAGTTTGCTTCAAATATTGAGTCAATATTGCCACCAAACGATTCCTTATTTGCAAGGTCTGGCGGAGATGACTTCATAGTTGTTGTCAAGCAAAATGAAAATGTACATTGCAGGGAATTTTTACGCTATCTACTAAAAGCTATTTCAGAGCCAATGGTTATAGATGATTATAAAATTGTACTTGATGCAAAAATAGGGATTAGCTCGACACAAACTAGTGAAATTTTGGCTGATGATTTTATCATGCAATCAGAAGCAGCACTAGAAGCAGCAAAAAAAGACGCATCTGAAAAGTATGTTTTTTATAACGATATAAAAAGCATGATTCAGGATAGAAACTATATAGAAATATTGCTAAATAGCATAAGCTTTGATGAAGAATTTGAGCTAAAATTTCAGTCCCAATATCTAATAGAAGGTAAAAAAATAGTAGGAGCAGAGGCTCTTGTTAGGTGGAACTCTCCTATAAAAGGTCCGGTAGATCAATCAAAATTTATCCCAATAGCCGAACAAAGCTCGATTATCAATGCGATAGGAAAATGGGTGGCAAAAAATGCTATAAAACAAATGGCCTTTTGGAATGAAAAATATAATACTAATCTAAAAATAGGCATAAATATCTCGCCAAAA includes:
- a CDS encoding diguanylate phosphodiesterase, producing the protein MISEISNENQVSFLFMLILFCVYVVSYFIASSFYNDIITALFDFMITLFIFLKLKETRNLKTYWIYILLGLTCWVASDTMWMLYDKVDFFKQFLSKVIFIQISYLVSYFMFAFSAFYILIKNLKNLFLMQVFVDSVSISAIYFSFMWFMIFNRNLTQVLSQKDFFNLSYIAIDLFMFCTSFIAFFSLKFSRKRLSMLLCLIALIVISIYDVFTTTMDFWIDEISFFGYDIVFKSSFFMLFVATLHLREGEANLKFRALRNDFDKILIQKLFVFAVFLTIMILYSWKINLTWLFSILVTLLAYGALSYTFSNVRKMDILIKREIHIKKVLNNQIESKVKELEETNKHLQRISKYDYLTNALNRQYFIARLEEMIKLKALGEKIDIYSIDINHFKAINDSYGHYIGDDVIAKFASNIESILPPNDSLFARSGGDDFIVVVKQNENVHCREFLRYLLKAISEPMVIDDYKIVLDAKIGISSTQTSEILADDFIMQSEAALEAAKKDASEKYVFYNDIKSMIQDRNYIEILLNSISFDEEFELKFQSQYLIEGKKIVGAEALVRWNSPIKGPVDQSKFIPIAEQSSIINAIGKWVAKNAIKQMAFWNEKYNTNLKIGINISPKQIDNINFASKFLSYIDRYGIDPSCVDVEITEASLVNAEEMMQSALSELSNRGICISIDDFGTGFSSMNYIKKYPMSRLKIAKELIDNIAKNDIDKDVVKSVIALAKNVELKTIAEGVEDETQLEILRELGCDEVQGYLWGKPMSAEDFEKLIISAI